CAGCGTAACAGCTAACTTCCAGTCTTGAGGTACCATCATCTAAGATAATGACGTTACGATTACCAAAGTTTGCGATGTCGATAATTAAGCCCGCAAAATAGCAGCTACCGTTATAGCCCGTATCCGCCAGTTTATCTAAGCGTGCGCCTGAAGTATAACGCTTCAGTTCTTCTAGATATTCATTAATCGGATGACCCGTTAAGTATAATCCTAAAGTATTCTTTTCGGCTTTTAGGCGGTGTTTATCACCCCAAATCAGCTTTGGCGTCATGACTAGAGGAGGCGCCGCAACGACACCGTCCATTTCACCAAATAAATCCATCATACCGATTTCTTTATTTTGGCGGTCTTGCTCAGCCGCCTGCACCGCGCTTGGCAGCTGGCTCATTAATGCGCCACGAATCTCGTATGCTTCGTCGCTTGGTAAGTCAGGACGCAAGGTTGCGGCAAAGTCATCAAAACACCCTGCATTTACTAATGCTTCAAGCGTACGCTTATTCACTTTTTTGATATCAACACGACGGCAAAAGTCATATAAATCTTTAAAATATCCGTCACGACGACGCGCCTCAACGATAGATTCAACCGCACCTTCACCCACGCCCTTAATAGCACCCAAACCATAAATAATATTGGTCGGCTGATCCGCAACAAAGTGCCATTCACTACGATTCACCGATGGATTAACCACGGTTAAACCGAAGTTTTCACGGCAATCGTTAATAAAGAACACCACATTATCCGTATTATTCATATCGGATGTTAATACTGCCGCCATAAATTCAGCAGGGTAGTACTGTTTTAAATAAGCCGTTTGATAAGCAAGCACACCATAAGCAGCAGAATGTGAGCGGTTAAAACCGTAGCCGGCAAACTTTTCCATCAAATCAAACACGCCACCTGAGGTAGCTTCATCAATACCTTGCTCAGTGGCACCAGTGACGAAAATATCACGCTGCTTCGCCATCTCTTCAGGTTTCTTTTTACCCATAGCGCGGCGAAGCATATCCGCGCCGCCCAAGCTATAACCCGCCATTACCTGCGAGATTTGCATGACCTGTTCTTGATAAACAATAACGCCGTTGGTATTTTCTAAAATTGGTTCAAGATTGGGATGGTCATAAATGACTTCCTCGCGACCGTGCTTACGGTCGATATACATCTCTACCATACCGGCATCGAGTGGACCGGGGCGATACAGCGCACACATGGCGATAACATCTTCAATATTGGTTGGCTGCAACTTAGCAAGGTATTTTTTCATACCCATACTTTCTAGCTGAAATACCGCGGTCGTTTTGGCATCTTGCAAGAGCTTATAGGCATTAGCGTCATCTAATGGCAAATCTTCTAATACCAATTCAGCCACACCTTCTTTCGCGCGGCGCTGATTGATATTTTTGACCGCTGCACTGATTACCGTTAAGTTACGCAAGCCCAAAAAGTCAAACTTTACTAGACCAACGGCTTCGACGTCATCTTTGTCAAACTGACTGACGCGGTGACCGTCATCGTCACAATAAATAGCGCTAAAATCAGTAATTCTGTGTGGCGCAATCAATACACCGCCCGCATGTTTACCGACGTTTCGGCAAATACCTTCAAGCTTAATCGCCATCTCCCAAATCTCAATGGCATCTTCATAATCCATATTGTCAGGGTTGGAGATTAAGTCTTTAAGCTGTGGTTCTTGTTCAAGTGCTTGACTGAGCGTAATCCCCGGTGTTTTAGGAATGAGCTTCGACATTTTACTGGCAAGAAAGTAGGATTTACTTTGAGCGCGCGCTACATCTCGTACCACAGCTTTCGCTGCCATTGTACCAAAGGTAATAATTTGCGACACCGCTTCACGACCATAGGTTTGCGCCACATAATCAATAACGCGATCGCGCCCTTCAATACAAAAGTCAATATCAAAGTCGGGCATGGATACCCGTTCAGGGTTTAAAAAGCGCTCGAATAATAAGTCGTAATGGATAGGGTCAAGGTCGGTAATATTGAGCGCATAAGCGACTAGCGAACCTGCACCGGAACCACGACCAGGACCGACTGGTACGCCATTGGCCTTTGCCCAGCGGATAAAATCCATAACAATTAGGAAGTAACCAGGGAAGCCCATTGATAGGATAACCTTCAGCTCATACTCTAAACGCTCATCATATCTTTGGCGTATATCACTCCAATTATCGCTGCGTGCCTCAACTGGGAATAGTTTGTCTAAACGATGTTCAAGCCCGCGCTGCGACTCTAGGCGAAAAAAAGATTCAGTCGTTTCACCTTCAGGTACTGGAAACTCTGGTAAGACGTTAATGCCAAGCGTTAAAGTCACATTACAGCGCGTTGCTAAGCGTAAAGTATTGTCAATAACCTGCGGAATATCAGCAAATAATTGCTGCATTTGCGTTTGAGTTTTTAGGTACTGGGCATCGGAATAAGTTTGTGGACGATTTTGATCAGCAAGTACATAAGAGCCAGCGATACAGACCCGCGCTTCATGGGCATCGAAATCATCTTGCTCTAAAAACCGCACATCGTTATGCGCAATGATAGGGATATGATGCTTAGCACCTGAGTGAATCACTGCCTTAATAAAGGCATCTTCGCCCGTACGATTGGTGCGCTTGATCGCAAAATATAAGCGGTCGCTAAATGCTGCTTGCCACTCTGCAAGCAATTCATCAGCTTTTTCCGGCATTGAGCCAACCAATGCTTGCCCAACATCAGACTTTTCAGTAAATAAGACTATGACGCCTGCGGCATGCTCTAAAATATGGCTACGTTTAATAACAGGAGTACCATGGTTGACAGGATCAGCACGACCTTCGGTAAAGCCAAGCGACACGATACGGGTAATATTTTGATATCCCTCATTATCCATCGCCAGCAGAGTTAAGCGTGTGTCTTCATTGTCCATAATGACTTCGCTGCCGATAATGGGCTTAATACCGGCACCTAAGCAAGCACGATAGAATTTTACCGTGGCATAAAGGTTGGATAAATCTGTCAATGCAAGGGCGCGTTGATTGTCAGCCGCTGCTGCTTTAACCAATGGCTTGATGCGCACGATAGAATCGGTAATCGAATATTCGCTGTGAATGCCGAGGTGTACAAATGCCATAGAGAACTCTTACTGATTAAATCAAAAAGGAGGGTAAGACGTTAAGACAAGGATGTAAATATAGAAATCTACTATCTAATAATTCATGGATTATTAGGCTACCTAAACAAAAAATAAGGCATTGATAGCCTTATTTTTAATCTTTATCTTAGGTGGTAATCATAGCATTATTTAGCCTCTACAGCCACTTATTCAGTGACGTAAGTATGGTTAGTTTAGCTACATAATAAATGGCATAGAAATAATATTTACTGAAAATAAGAGTGGTTCTATAGCAGGTTTAAGCAGATCGTTACCTTGTTAAGATATAAAAGGTATTAAAAAAGCCCTTTATATCATAACAATATAGAAGGCTTTTTTGATACTAACAATAATAACTCAATGAGATTTTTTACTAAAACGATCAAGCTTATAAGCTTTAGGGTCAATAGTGTGTGGATCGTCAAAATAGTACTCTGCAGTCATCCGTGCACTTACGACTGATTGAGTCAAACCTAAATGATGATGACCAAAGTTTAAAAACACTCGCCCGATTCTATCAATGACTGGCAAAGAATCCACTGTCGTTGGTCTAAAGCCCATCCACGGCACACTATCATCGGTATTTAATGGTGTTTTTAGCATGGGTTGTGCATGTTGCAATAGCTTGTGTGCGCGCTGCATATTAGGCGGTGCGTCAAGCCCTGCGTATTCCACTGTGCCCGCTAGGCGTAAGCCACCTTCCATAGGAGTCATAATAAAATGCCGATCCAAACTCGATACCGACATGTTTAAGCGCTTGCTCTCATGCGGCAGCATTAAATGATAACCGCGCTCGGTATCCAATGGCACTTTAACGCCCGTAAGTTGTTTGGCTAATGCTTTTGAGTAAGCGCCTGCTGATAGGACAACTTTAGAGGCAATAATATCGCCGTGGTTAGTCTTTAAGTGAATACCGTCCTCGCTTGGCACAGCTTCAAGCACGCGGCAATGCTCAATGATATGACCTCCAAGCTGCCTAAAGGTGTTAGCAAGACTATCGTGAATGGCTTGCAGATTGGTAAAATGTCCAGTCTCGGAGAAATATAGAGCATCGAGTTTACTGTTGTCCAAGGCGGGCTCATACTCTGCAATACCTTCTTTGGTTAGCAGATGATTGACCACCCCAACATCATTAAGACGTTTACCATAATCGGTTAGTATCTTGAGATTAGTGGGGTGCTCTATGGTTAATAGTGAGCCGCTGGTATGCACCCACTGATTTAGCTGAAATTGAGTTGCAAAGTTTTGCCATGCCTCTAAGCTGCTTTGATTTAGGCTTAATATCGCCTTATGAATACGGTCAAAAGGCTCAGAGCGCATATTTAACAAGAGCTGTAGCGCCCACGGCATCAAACGTGGAAGATAGCGCCAATCTAGCCGTAGCGGTCCAGTAGGATTAAGCAGCATGGCGGGAATATGACGTAACATGCTAGCGTCAGCAACGGGGAATACCTGCTCGGTTGCTAAATGTCCTGCGTTACCTGATGAGGTACCCTTACATATCTCATTGGCTTCGAGTAGGCATACCTTTACCCCACGCGCCTGTAGCGTTACCGCCGTCGTTAAACCAATAATACCACCACCAATAATGTGTATATCGAATTCTTGAGTATTCATAAGTGCTCTCAACAGGCTAGTATAAATGAGGTTAATAGGTTTCGATGGGCTATAATATGTCTTATAAGTGCAAGCTCTTGGTGTCATAGTAAAAGTAAGGATTTTTATTTATTAAAGTATCAGAAATAATCCAGTTACTATTTAGCGCTTATCATACTTATCACTATATTCTATCCAAAAATCAGCATTGTCAACACCGGCTTTCCTTGGGTCGAATACAGGATTGAGCCCTAATTTCATTTGCTCATCATAGTCTTTTAACACTTTTAATGCGGTTTTGCTGAGTAATAAGATAGCAATGAAGTTCAAATAACACATACTACCGAAACCAATGTCGCCTAGCGCCCACATCATACCTATCGACTGTATGCTGCCGCTAAAGCAGACGATTAAAAATACTATTTTTAATAAAGGTTTTAATACTGGATAGCGAAGTTTACTATCAAGATAAACCAACGTGGTTTCAGCGATATAGTAATAAGCAATCAAACAAGTGAAAGCAAATAAGAAGATGGCAATCGCAACGAAACCGCTGCCGTATTGGCTAAATACAGTTGATACCGCTGCTTGTGTAAATGCAGTTCCCGCTTCAATACCGGGCAGATTTTCGACTAAGGTTAAGCCTTCTGTAGGAATGACGTTATACATACCCGTAGATAAAATCATGAGTGCAGTTGCCGTACAGACGACAACCGTATCGATATAGATAGAAAAGCTTTGTACCAAGCCTTGTTTGGCAGGGTGTGAGACTTCTGCGGCAGCTGAGCTGAAAGTCGCTTCGCCTGCGCCCGCAACGTTTGAAAAGACCGCACGGCGTACACCCCAAGAAATGGCTAAACCAATAATACCGCCGAATACGGCATCCATACCAAAGGCGCTTTTGAAAATCAAGGCGAACATAGCAGGCAAGTTTGAGGCATTAAAGGCTAAAACGATGACCATCATTAAGATATAACCAATCGCCATAAATGGTACAACGGTACTGGCGAAGCTGGCAATACGTTTGATTCCGCCAAAGATAATAATGGCGAGCATGGCAACGACAATCAGGCCCGTTATAACAGGGGGAATATTGAAAGCGGTATTGAAAGAATCAGCGATAGTGTTGGCTTGTACGCCCGGTACTAACACCCCATAAGATAGGCAAGTTACTGAAGCGACGATAATCGCAAATGGCTTCATCTTCAGTCCACGCTCGATATAAAATGGCGAGCCACCGCGGTATTGGTCATCTACGTTGTGCTTATAGACCTGAGCAAGGGTAGATTCAATAAAGGCACTCGCACCGCCAAGTAAACCCATGACGACCATCCAAAACACAGCGCCCGGTCCACCTGCTGCAATGGCAGTGGCAACCCCTGCAATATTACCAACGCCAATTCGACCCGATAATGCCATGCAAAACGCTTGGAATGAGCTAATGCCTTGGTCAGACTGTTGTTTGTCAAATAACAGTCTGACCATCTCTTTGAGGTAGCGGAACTGGACACCGCGTGTCATGACCGTAAAGTAAATACCCACTCCAAGTGCTAAATAAACTAACGCATCGCTCCATATATAGCCGACAATGGTATTAATAATCGCTTCCATAACCTACTTCCTTGTAAGTGTGTGACTAAAAACGTAATCCATCTAAGCGGTTGGCTACCTATCTATCATTTCATCAAGTATCAGTACATCATGATATAAAAGGTAGCCGTTGCAAAAATCGCTTAGTTCACCAACCAGATGGTTTTGGTTTGCGTGTATTGTGATAAGGCTTCAAGTCCATTATCACGACCACCGAATCCTGATTGTTTATAGCCACCAAATGGTGTGGTAATGTCACCTTCCGAAAAACCATTAATAGATACCGTACCTGCTTTAATCGCTGAACCAACTTTATAAGCGCGCTTGATGTTTTGCGTATAAAAAGAGGCGGCTAAGCCAAATTCAGTATCATTAGCCAGTGCGATGGCTTCTTCATCTGTCTCAAAACTGGTCACTGCAAGCAAGGGACCAAAGACTTCTTCTTTAAACAGGGTCATATCGGGCGTGACATTATCAAAAATAGTCGGCTCGATATACCAGCCACTACCTAAGTTAGTATGAATTTTGCCACCTGCCACTAAAGTTGCGCCTTCTGCTTTTGCGGTCTCTAAATAATGGCAAACTTTTTCGAAATGTGCTTTTTCAATCATCGGACCAATAGCGGTTTCGACATCATAAGGTGAGCCGACTTTCCAACCTTTTAATCCTTCTTTAAGCTTATTGAGGAGGCTTTCTTTTTGGCTGCTGTGTACCAATAAGCGTGAGCCACAACTACAGTTTTCACTCATGTTCCAAAAAGCGGCAGACAAGATGTCGTTAATCACAGCATCGTCTAACACCGCATCATCAAATATCACTTGTGGGCTTTTGCCACCGCATTCTAAGACGATTTCTTTGAGATTGCTTTGAGCGGAATATTGTAAAAATAGGCGACCCACTTCTATTGAGCCCGTGAATGACACCATGTCGATATCCATGTGACGACCTATAGCAGCGCCAATAGTTTTGCCCGTACCACAAATTAGCTGTAATGCTTCTTTAGGCACGCCTGCTTCATAAGCCAATTCGGTTAAGCGATAAGCAGATAATGAGGTTAAGGCGGCAGGTTTAACAATGACGGAATTGCCCATCATTAAGGCTGGCGCTACTTTCCACGCGTACATTTGTGCAGGGAAGTTCCATGGCAGTACGGCACCGACTACGCCAATAGGTTCTTGGATAATCAGTCCTAAAGCGGCGCTACCAGTAGGGGCAACTTTACCAAATACTTTATCAGCGGCTTCGGCATACCACTCGAAAGTTTCAATGGTTGCGGGTATATCAGTGTTTAAGCATTCGGTAATCGGTTTACCGGCATCGACACAATCTAACGCTGCAAGTTCTTCTGCATGTTCATGCATGAGGGCGCACCAGCGCTGCATGATGGTTTTACGCTCGCTAGGGGCTAAGCGTCGCCATGTGCCATTTTCAAAACCGTCACGTGCAGCTTTCACGGCAGCATCGACGTCTTCGGCAGTCCCTGCAGCAATTTGACCGATAAGGGTGTTATCAATAGGGGTGTGATTGTCTAATGTCGCCTCGGATTGAGGGTCAGCAACTGTTAATTGACCTGCCCATAATTTTTGTTGTTTGGCTTGTTCAAATACTTGCTCTTTAGTGATGCTCATTTTTGTATCCTTATAATAAGTAGGGTGATGCCATACTGACGTAGCGCTTGTTCATATATTGATTGATATATTCATTTTTAATGGCTTGCGTCAGTATTTGCTCACTAGATATTCGTTGTATTTGCTTGCGTTGTATCTGCTTGCACTGCTATTAAGAAAGCAGGGCTAAAAACTCTGCTTTTTCGTCCGCTGGCATGTCAGTCAAGGGGACACGTACTGAGCCGACATTGATGCTGCCTTTTAGACAACCGGCTTTGGCTTTTTGGTTATAATTGCCAGATTCCATAGAATGGATAGCAGGATAGATTTTGCTCATGATATGTTTGGCTTTGTCCCAGTCACCTTCTTGAGTGGCATTAAAGAGGGCGACTTGTTCTTCTGGAAAGACGTTAGCGGCACCAGCAATCCAGCTTTTTGCGCCCCAAAAGAAGAAGTCAACCGGTTGATCGTCACAGCCACAAACCACCTCAAAGTTATCAAAATTCGCTTGCAGCATGCGTAGCGCATGACTAAAGTCGCCGCTGCTTTCTTTAACGCCCACGATATTAGGATGCTTGGCTAGATGTGCTACCGTGTCAAACTCGATACTCACGCCAACACGAGCAGGGAAGTTGTACATGATAATAGGCAGCTCACTTGCATCCGCGACTTTTTCAAAATGCGCGATGATACCGTCTTGCTCAGGTAAGCTATAAGGTGGTGCAGATAGCATTAAGCCGTCATAACCTAAAGTTTTGGCTTGCTCGGCAAGTTTGATAGAGTGATCAGTTGATAAGTTATTGATACCAGCGATAAGGGTCACTTTACCTTTGGCCGCATTAGCGATGGTGGTTAGCACGAGTTCACGCTCTGCGTCTGAAAAGGTGTAGTATTCGCCCGTAGTTCCGCAGGCGACAATACCAGTCACGCCTTTGTCAATAAACGCCTCTACTAGCGTGGTTAAGGTGTCAGTGTCGACATCGCCATGGTTGTCAAAAGGGGTAACGATTGGGACTAAAATTCCATTTATATTCATGAGACTATCCTTAGTTATTGATGAATTGATTATTGATGATTTCATTCATAGTGATTCAAAGTTGAATCGCTGGTTTTATTTACTTCGCTGGCTTTCTTGACATAGCGTCATACGATTGCGTATCACGATTTTTTAAAACGGTTTAATCGGTAAGGTGTCGGGTCGATAGCATGTGGCTCATTAAAATAATATTCAGCAATCATCTGCGCACTGACTACTGCTTGCGTTAAGCCTAAATGCTGATGCCCAAAGTTTAAAAATACGCGACCGATGTTATCGATGACAGGTAATGAGTCTGCGGTTGAAGGACGAAATCCCATCCACGGCACGCTATCTGTGGCATCTAACGTTGCTTTAAGCATTGGCTGCGCCAGTGGCAAGAGCATTTGTGCACGTCGCATATTGGCAGGGGCATCTAATCCGGCATACTCTACCGTCCCTGCTAAACGTAGCCCATCTTGCATCGGAGTCATAATGAAGCGCCGATCCATACTTGATACCGGTATATGTAAACGTTTGCTTTCATGAGGGAGCATCAAGTGATAGCCACGCTCAGTATCTAAGGGCACGCTCACACCAGTCAGTTGCTTGGCAAGTGCTTTTGAATGCGCGCCTGCAGATAGCATCACCTTATTTGCCGTCATCTCACCTTGACTGGTGGTCAGAAGAACCCCGTCTGTATCGAGCGTGGCTTCAAGCACACGGCAATGTTCAATGATATGACCGCCCAGTTGTCGAAAGGTATTGCTAAGCTGACTGATGATGGCTTTTAAATTCGTAACGTGACCGGTATCAGGAAAAAACAACGCATTCAGCTGATTGTCTTGCAAGGCAGGTTCACGTTCTTGCAATGCCTCTTTACTCAATAACTCATTTGCTACGCCAATGTCGTTAAGACGGTTGCCATGAGTGATTAAAGGCTCGATGCTGACTTGTTTTTCAACGGTTAATAAGGAGCCTTCTACCTGTACCCAATCATTAAGCTGCCACTCATTTGCAAACCCTTGCCACGCTTCGATACTGCTTTGGTTCAGGTTTAAGATGGCTTGATGAATACGGGCAAACGGCTCAGGGCGCATATTCATTAATAATTGGATTGCCCAGGGCATCAAGCGTGGTAAGTAGCGCCAATCTAGCCGTAACGGACCTGCGGGATTAAATAACATCGCTGGGAGATGACGTAAGATACTGGCATCAGCGATGGGAAACACTTGTTCGGTTGCTAAATGACCCGCATTACCAAATGAGGCGCTTTGACCCACTTCGTTGGCATCAAGCAGCGCTACTTTTACTCCCCGCGCTTGCAACGTTACCGCCGTCGCTAGACCGATAATACCGCCACCAATAATATGTAAGTCGAAGTCTTGTGTGCTCATAAGT
This genomic window from Psychrobacter urativorans contains:
- a CDS encoding aldehyde dehydrogenase, coding for MSITKEQVFEQAKQQKLWAGQLTVADPQSEATLDNHTPIDNTLIGQIAAGTAEDVDAAVKAARDGFENGTWRRLAPSERKTIMQRWCALMHEHAEELAALDCVDAGKPITECLNTDIPATIETFEWYAEAADKVFGKVAPTGSAALGLIIQEPIGVVGAVLPWNFPAQMYAWKVAPALMMGNSVIVKPAALTSLSAYRLTELAYEAGVPKEALQLICGTGKTIGAAIGRHMDIDMVSFTGSIEVGRLFLQYSAQSNLKEIVLECGGKSPQVIFDDAVLDDAVINDILSAAFWNMSENCSCGSRLLVHSSQKESLLNKLKEGLKGWKVGSPYDVETAIGPMIEKAHFEKVCHYLETAKAEGATLVAGGKIHTNLGSGWYIEPTIFDNVTPDMTLFKEEVFGPLLAVTSFETDEEAIALANDTEFGLAASFYTQNIKRAYKVGSAIKAGTVSINGFSEGDITTPFGGYKQSGFGGRDNGLEALSQYTQTKTIWLVN
- a CDS encoding NAD(P)/FAD-dependent oxidoreductase produces the protein MSTQDFDLHIIGGGIIGLATAVTLQARGVKVALLDANEVGQSASFGNAGHLATEQVFPIADASILRHLPAMLFNPAGPLRLDWRYLPRLMPWAIQLLMNMRPEPFARIHQAILNLNQSSIEAWQGFANEWQLNDWVQVEGSLLTVEKQVSIEPLITHGNRLNDIGVANELLSKEALQEREPALQDNQLNALFFPDTGHVTNLKAIISQLSNTFRQLGGHIIEHCRVLEATLDTDGVLLTTSQGEMTANKVMLSAGAHSKALAKQLTGVSVPLDTERGYHLMLPHESKRLHIPVSSMDRRFIMTPMQDGLRLAGTVEYAGLDAPANMRRAQMLLPLAQPMLKATLDATDSVPWMGFRPSTADSLPVIDNIGRVFLNFGHQHLGLTQAVVSAQMIAEYYFNEPHAIDPTPYRLNRFKKS
- the dnaE gene encoding DNA polymerase III subunit alpha; its protein translation is MAFVHLGIHSEYSITDSIVRIKPLVKAAAADNQRALALTDLSNLYATVKFYRACLGAGIKPIIGSEVIMDNEDTRLTLLAMDNEGYQNITRIVSLGFTEGRADPVNHGTPVIKRSHILEHAAGVIVLFTEKSDVGQALVGSMPEKADELLAEWQAAFSDRLYFAIKRTNRTGEDAFIKAVIHSGAKHHIPIIAHNDVRFLEQDDFDAHEARVCIAGSYVLADQNRPQTYSDAQYLKTQTQMQQLFADIPQVIDNTLRLATRCNVTLTLGINVLPEFPVPEGETTESFFRLESQRGLEHRLDKLFPVEARSDNWSDIRQRYDERLEYELKVILSMGFPGYFLIVMDFIRWAKANGVPVGPGRGSGAGSLVAYALNITDLDPIHYDLLFERFLNPERVSMPDFDIDFCIEGRDRVIDYVAQTYGREAVSQIITFGTMAAKAVVRDVARAQSKSYFLASKMSKLIPKTPGITLSQALEQEPQLKDLISNPDNMDYEDAIEIWEMAIKLEGICRNVGKHAGGVLIAPHRITDFSAIYCDDDGHRVSQFDKDDVEAVGLVKFDFLGLRNLTVISAAVKNINQRRAKEGVAELVLEDLPLDDANAYKLLQDAKTTAVFQLESMGMKKYLAKLQPTNIEDVIAMCALYRPGPLDAGMVEMYIDRKHGREEVIYDHPNLEPILENTNGVIVYQEQVMQISQVMAGYSLGGADMLRRAMGKKKPEEMAKQRDIFVTGATEQGIDEATSGGVFDLMEKFAGYGFNRSHSAAYGVLAYQTAYLKQYYPAEFMAAVLTSDMNNTDNVVFFINDCRENFGLTVVNPSVNRSEWHFVADQPTNIIYGLGAIKGVGEGAVESIVEARRRDGYFKDLYDFCRRVDIKKVNKRTLEALVNAGCFDDFAATLRPDLPSDEAYEIRGALMSQLPSAVQAAEQDRQNKEIGMMDLFGEMDGVVAAPPLVMTPKLIWGDKHRLKAEKNTLGLYLTGHPINEYLEELKRYTSGARLDKLADTGYNGSCYFAGLIIDIANFGNRNVIILDDGTSRLEVSCYAERFNRVKEQLKIDEVVIIKGSIRERDGRLFARLDNALTIVDARLRWLKKISIKIHGHDINLLTRLQPLLKSAQADLIPAPRLAFDNDQDEQSNGNGSANDYYDNTAGGSLYDEDGNDLLALEKDMHQYTVSQSNIEQGYANNALSNTDASINDNCTPLGLSVYEDYGIANVGLSEHWRIYPNDDNLQQLKNMISVENLHFHYS
- a CDS encoding alanine/glycine:cation symporter family protein, with the translated sequence MEAIINTIVGYIWSDALVYLALGVGIYFTVMTRGVQFRYLKEMVRLLFDKQQSDQGISSFQAFCMALSGRIGVGNIAGVATAIAAGGPGAVFWMVVMGLLGGASAFIESTLAQVYKHNVDDQYRGGSPFYIERGLKMKPFAIIVASVTCLSYGVLVPGVQANTIADSFNTAFNIPPVITGLIVVAMLAIIIFGGIKRIASFASTVVPFMAIGYILMMVIVLAFNASNLPAMFALIFKSAFGMDAVFGGIIGLAISWGVRRAVFSNVAGAGEATFSSAAAEVSHPAKQGLVQSFSIYIDTVVVCTATALMILSTGMYNVIPTEGLTLVENLPGIEAGTAFTQAAVSTVFSQYGSGFVAIAIFLFAFTCLIAYYYIAETTLVYLDSKLRYPVLKPLLKIVFLIVCFSGSIQSIGMMWALGDIGFGSMCYLNFIAILLLSKTALKVLKDYDEQMKLGLNPVFDPRKAGVDNADFWIEYSDKYDKR
- the dapA gene encoding 4-hydroxy-tetrahydrodipicolinate synthase, whose protein sequence is MNINGILVPIVTPFDNHGDVDTDTLTTLVEAFIDKGVTGIVACGTTGEYYTFSDAERELVLTTIANAAKGKVTLIAGINNLSTDHSIKLAEQAKTLGYDGLMLSAPPYSLPEQDGIIAHFEKVADASELPIIMYNFPARVGVSIEFDTVAHLAKHPNIVGVKESSGDFSHALRMLQANFDNFEVVCGCDDQPVDFFFWGAKSWIAGAANVFPEEQVALFNATQEGDWDKAKHIMSKIYPAIHSMESGNYNQKAKAGCLKGSINVGSVRVPLTDMPADEKAEFLALLS
- a CDS encoding NAD(P)/FAD-dependent oxidoreductase, yielding MNTQEFDIHIIGGGIIGLTTAVTLQARGVKVCLLEANEICKGTSSGNAGHLATEQVFPVADASMLRHIPAMLLNPTGPLRLDWRYLPRLMPWALQLLLNMRSEPFDRIHKAILSLNQSSLEAWQNFATQFQLNQWVHTSGSLLTIEHPTNLKILTDYGKRLNDVGVVNHLLTKEGIAEYEPALDNSKLDALYFSETGHFTNLQAIHDSLANTFRQLGGHIIEHCRVLEAVPSEDGIHLKTNHGDIIASKVVLSAGAYSKALAKQLTGVKVPLDTERGYHLMLPHESKRLNMSVSSLDRHFIMTPMEGGLRLAGTVEYAGLDAPPNMQRAHKLLQHAQPMLKTPLNTDDSVPWMGFRPTTVDSLPVIDRIGRVFLNFGHHHLGLTQSVVSARMTAEYYFDDPHTIDPKAYKLDRFSKKSH